From Streptomyces sp. HUAS MG91, the proteins below share one genomic window:
- a CDS encoding very short patch repair endonuclease, whose product MSRPVPSSAAVSARMRRQSSRDTAPELAVRRLLHAAGLRYRLNVPVPGMSRRTIDITFGKDRIAVFMDGCFWHGCPQHATKPKANADWWRTKLDKNMARDRETTRHLEQDGWTVLRFWEHEDPADVARAIAAARNSQPRTSRPKQQ is encoded by the coding sequence GTGTCCCGCCCCGTCCCTTCCTCGGCCGCCGTCTCGGCCCGAATGCGCCGCCAGTCCTCCCGCGACACCGCGCCCGAGCTGGCAGTCCGCCGCCTCCTCCACGCGGCGGGCCTGCGCTACCGCCTGAACGTCCCGGTCCCCGGCATGAGCCGCCGCACCATTGACATCACCTTCGGCAAGGACAGAATCGCGGTCTTCATGGACGGCTGCTTCTGGCACGGCTGCCCGCAGCACGCGACGAAACCGAAGGCCAACGCCGACTGGTGGCGAACCAAGCTCGACAAGAACATGGCCCGCGACCGCGAGACCACCCGCCACCTGGAACAGGACGGCTGGACCGTGCTGCGGTTCTGGGAGCACGAGGATCCGGCGGACGTCGCGCGGGCCATCGCCGCCGCGCGGAACTCACAGCCCCGCACAAGTAGACCCAAGCAACAATGA
- a CDS encoding class E sortase, which translates to MVAQGRRARPTPVRVLWGGAEIAVTFGLILLLLVVHQLWWTNRQARAGAQRQVQSLEHQWGQQREQRPEESPSDDGGASAPAAGDDHGDDPEVSGGSGQRSSGRTAAAAPRPSYDQAYAIISIPHLGLRAPVAQGVSKPNVLNHGYVGHYPGTAQPGGAGNFALAGHRNTHGEPFRYINRLRRGDTVSVQTKNATYTYVVDRTLAQTSASDGGVIGPVPRSRVVPSAGYRQPGYYITLTTCTPEFTSRYRLVVWGKLSRMTPR; encoded by the coding sequence GTGGTGGCGCAGGGACGCCGCGCCCGGCCCACCCCCGTCCGCGTGCTGTGGGGCGGCGCCGAGATCGCCGTCACCTTCGGGCTGATCCTGCTGCTGCTCGTCGTGCATCAGCTGTGGTGGACCAACCGGCAGGCCAGGGCCGGGGCCCAGCGCCAGGTGCAGTCCCTCGAACACCAGTGGGGACAGCAGCGGGAGCAGCGACCGGAAGAGAGCCCCTCGGACGACGGCGGGGCGTCCGCTCCCGCGGCCGGCGACGACCACGGTGACGATCCCGAGGTGAGCGGCGGCTCCGGGCAGCGTTCGTCCGGGCGGACCGCGGCCGCCGCGCCCCGCCCCTCCTACGACCAGGCGTACGCGATCATCTCCATCCCGCACCTCGGCCTGCGGGCGCCCGTCGCGCAGGGGGTCAGCAAGCCGAACGTCCTCAACCACGGCTACGTCGGCCACTACCCGGGCACCGCCCAGCCCGGCGGCGCCGGGAACTTCGCGCTGGCCGGGCACCGCAACACGCACGGCGAACCGTTCCGCTACATCAACCGGCTGCGCCGCGGCGACACCGTCTCCGTACAGACAAAGAACGCGACGTACACGTACGTCGTCGACAGGACGCTCGCGCAGACGTCGGCGTCCGACGGGGGCGTGATCGGGCCCGTGCCGCGCAGCCGGGTCGTGCCGTCGGCCGGGTACCGGCAGCCCGGGTACTACATCACCCTCACCACCTGCACCCCCGAGTTCACCTCCCGGTACCGGCTCGTGGTGTGGGGGAAGCTGAGCCGGATGACGCCCCGATAG
- a CDS encoding WXG100 family type VII secretion target encodes MANTDIYADYDQVATTASTMSSKLADISHELANLETTVSGLLQDGLVLEKASKALQDSYDDFSRQLKESSQGIQSFADTFSKIAEGLAQADSDITTSVQNAGK; translated from the coding sequence ATGGCGAACACCGACATCTACGCCGATTACGACCAGGTGGCGACGACCGCCTCCACGATGAGCAGCAAGCTCGCCGACATCTCGCACGAGCTGGCCAACCTGGAGACGACCGTCTCCGGCCTCCTCCAGGACGGCCTGGTGCTGGAGAAGGCCAGCAAGGCGCTCCAGGACTCCTACGACGACTTCAGCCGCCAGCTGAAGGAGTCCTCCCAGGGCATCCAGTCCTTCGCCGACACCTTCTCCAAGATCGCCGAAGGTCTTGCGCAGGCGGACTCCGACATCACGACCTCGGTGCAGAACGCCGGCAAGTGA
- a CDS encoding sigma-70 family RNA polymerase sigma factor: MRTARTSSPPREGTITPRRTSDGGVPPAEPHRARLLRYVLRLTAGDAHRAEDIVQETMLRAWLFWDRGALRDEEHRQAWLFTVARNLAVDAHRRERCIPVGAVPEPLLTRPVGTDIADNVVNRQLIAQAMARLSFEHREVLARVHLGDEAGEDTARALGVPKGTVKSRTHYALRALRREVLAA; this comes from the coding sequence ATGCGCACCGCTCGGACCTCCTCACCTCCGCGCGAGGGAACCATCACGCCGCGAAGAACATCCGACGGCGGCGTCCCGCCCGCCGAGCCCCACCGCGCCCGACTGCTGCGCTACGTCCTGCGGCTCACCGCGGGCGACGCCCACCGGGCCGAGGACATCGTGCAGGAGACCATGCTGCGGGCCTGGCTGTTCTGGGACCGCGGCGCGCTGCGGGACGAAGAGCACCGCCAGGCCTGGCTGTTCACCGTCGCGCGCAACCTCGCCGTCGACGCCCACCGCCGCGAGCGCTGCATACCGGTGGGCGCCGTGCCCGAACCGCTGCTCACACGCCCCGTCGGCACCGACATCGCTGACAACGTAGTCAACCGCCAGCTCATCGCGCAGGCCATGGCGCGGCTCTCCTTCGAACACCGCGAGGTGCTGGCCCGCGTGCACCTCGGCGACGAGGCGGGCGAGGACACCGCGCGGGCGCTCGGCGTCCCCAAGGGCACCGTCAAGTCCCGTACCCACTACGCGCTGCGGGCCCTGCGGCGGGAGGTCCTGGCCGCGTGA
- a CDS encoding sodium:solute symporter family protein, protein MSDGAVATTLFGVFMVVTVALGLLAVRGRGRGGGLAEWSVGGRSLGAVFIWVLMAGEGYTSFSYLGAAGWGYNFGAPVLYVVAYMSCGYAVGYVVGPMLWAYARQHGLVSITDMVAHRFGRPWVGAAVAVLVTVFLLPYIQLQITGMGVVVSTISYGSISLNWAYFIGFAVTTVFVVVSGLRGSAWVSVLKDLLVIVTLAFLALYVPVHYFDGYGDFLGRLVDEKSAWLTLPGSGGSPYGEGWFATTTFLNALTVVIFPTTVAGYLGARSADGLRRNAIWLPAYNVLLFVPMLLGMAALFVVPGLTGADSNLALFKLVVDSLPAWAVGIIGVAAALSSIVPMAVFMLVIGTMWGSSVFSLVPRWRDSSQAQKSWSQVVVVVAGGLALVLTYAAPNTLVRLSLISYEGMAQLVPMLLVGLVWRRLSLVGALSGLVVGVGVVCGLVFSGRDPVLGMNAGIVALAANIAVTLLVTYGRPADRDARPDREVLARDPVAG, encoded by the coding sequence ATGAGTGACGGGGCCGTCGCCACCACCCTCTTCGGCGTCTTCATGGTCGTCACCGTCGCCCTCGGGCTGCTCGCCGTCCGGGGCAGGGGCCGGGGCGGCGGGCTCGCCGAGTGGTCGGTGGGCGGGCGCTCGCTCGGGGCGGTGTTCATCTGGGTGCTGATGGCGGGGGAGGGGTACACCAGCTTCAGCTATCTCGGGGCCGCCGGGTGGGGGTACAACTTCGGCGCTCCGGTGCTGTACGTCGTCGCGTACATGTCCTGCGGATACGCCGTCGGGTACGTGGTCGGGCCGATGCTGTGGGCCTACGCGCGGCAGCACGGGCTGGTGTCGATCACCGACATGGTGGCCCACCGGTTCGGGCGGCCGTGGGTGGGTGCGGCGGTGGCGGTGCTGGTCACCGTCTTCCTGCTGCCGTACATCCAGTTGCAGATCACGGGGATGGGGGTCGTCGTGTCGACGATCTCCTACGGTTCCATCAGCCTCAACTGGGCCTATTTCATCGGCTTCGCCGTCACGACGGTGTTCGTGGTCGTGAGCGGGCTGCGGGGCAGCGCGTGGGTGTCCGTCCTGAAGGACCTGCTCGTCATCGTCACGCTGGCGTTCCTCGCGCTGTACGTTCCCGTGCACTACTTCGACGGGTACGGGGACTTCCTCGGGCGGCTCGTCGACGAGAAGAGCGCGTGGCTGACGCTGCCGGGGAGCGGGGGATCGCCCTACGGGGAGGGCTGGTTCGCCACGACGACCTTCCTGAACGCGCTGACCGTCGTCATCTTCCCGACCACCGTCGCCGGGTATCTGGGGGCGCGCAGTGCCGACGGGCTGCGGCGCAACGCCATCTGGCTGCCCGCCTACAACGTCCTGCTGTTCGTGCCGATGCTGCTGGGGATGGCCGCGCTGTTCGTGGTGCCCGGGCTGACCGGCGCCGACTCGAACCTGGCGCTGTTCAAGCTGGTCGTCGACTCGCTGCCGGCCTGGGCCGTCGGGATCATCGGGGTCGCCGCCGCGCTGTCGTCGATCGTGCCGATGGCGGTGTTCATGCTGGTCATCGGCACGATGTGGGGAAGCAGTGTGTTCTCGCTCGTGCCGCGGTGGCGGGACTCGTCGCAGGCGCAGAAGTCGTGGTCGCAGGTGGTCGTGGTGGTCGCCGGGGGGCTCGCGCTGGTGCTGACGTACGCGGCGCCGAACACCTTGGTGCGGCTGTCCCTCATTTCCTATGAGGGGATGGCGCAGTTGGTGCCGATGTTGTTGGTGGGGCTGGTGTGGCGGCGGCTGAGTCTGGTGGGGGCGTTGAGTGGGCTTGTGGTCGGGGTGGGGGTGGTGTGCGGGCTGGTGTTCAGCGGGCGGGATCCGGTGCTCGGGATGAACGCCGGGATCGTCGCGCTCGCCGCCAATATCGCGGTCACGCTCTTGGTGACATACGGGCGTCCGGCTGATCGGGACGCGCGGCCGGACCGGGAGGTGCTGGCCCGGGATCCGGTGGCCGGCTGA
- a CDS encoding DUF3311 domain-containing protein, whose product MIKRPHLLWLLVPFVLYIGALPFVNRVEPVVLGLPFLFVWLLAATLLTPVAVWLTWRGDQKYKGAGHE is encoded by the coding sequence GTGATCAAACGGCCTCATCTGCTCTGGCTCCTCGTGCCCTTCGTGCTGTACATCGGCGCGCTCCCGTTCGTGAACCGTGTCGAACCCGTGGTGCTCGGGCTGCCGTTCCTGTTCGTGTGGCTGCTCGCCGCGACGCTGCTCACGCCCGTCGCCGTGTGGCTGACGTGGCGCGGCGACCAGAAGTACAAGGGGGCCGGGCATGAGTGA
- a CDS encoding serine/arginine repetitive matrix protein 2 translates to MADFSIDYSLLQQVQQKMHSLADQADSGGATGAFKEMGEASASDRRGTLGHAGLSTSFNLFYRRSSSRTKDAKDGLNQLADMFASVANTFFDADAQLAGSAGLMGQSIGLSDWRNEKAAHDEWVQDKSDWDAYLEKIGATDYFAEHPDDSIRMVCTSPDAPAFCSAWKADDAAGTAPINPGDEPPKPSETPPTSYSYEDSKGKVDVTVELDDDNNVMKETQKITSTDGQSYTSTTVYDSAPKMVGPEGDQFDARDYTITTDYADGSTTTTKVVIDDDGSGTMTETDDDGETTVSTRSGPDADWVEEDGDDD, encoded by the coding sequence CTTCTGCAGCAGGTCCAGCAGAAGATGCACTCCCTGGCCGACCAGGCCGACTCCGGCGGCGCCACCGGCGCGTTCAAGGAGATGGGCGAGGCGAGCGCCTCGGACCGGCGCGGCACCCTCGGCCACGCCGGGCTGTCCACCTCCTTCAACCTCTTCTACCGCCGCTCCTCCAGCCGCACCAAGGACGCCAAGGACGGCCTGAACCAACTGGCCGACATGTTCGCCTCGGTCGCGAACACCTTCTTCGACGCGGACGCGCAACTCGCCGGCTCGGCCGGGCTCATGGGCCAGAGCATCGGGCTCAGCGACTGGCGCAACGAGAAGGCGGCCCACGACGAGTGGGTGCAGGACAAGTCCGACTGGGACGCCTACCTGGAGAAGATCGGCGCCACCGACTACTTCGCCGAGCACCCCGACGATTCGATCCGCATGGTGTGCACGAGCCCGGACGCGCCGGCCTTCTGCTCGGCGTGGAAGGCGGACGACGCGGCCGGCACGGCGCCCATCAACCCCGGCGACGAGCCGCCCAAGCCCTCGGAGACCCCGCCCACCTCCTACTCGTACGAGGACAGCAAGGGCAAGGTCGACGTGACGGTCGAACTCGATGACGACAACAACGTCATGAAGGAGACCCAGAAGATCACGAGCACCGACGGCCAGTCCTACACCTCGACCACCGTGTACGACAGCGCGCCGAAGATGGTCGGCCCCGAGGGCGACCAGTTCGACGCCCGCGACTACACGATCACCACGGACTACGCCGACGGCTCCACGACCACCACCAAGGTCGTCATCGACGACGACGGCTCCGGAACGATGACGGAGACCGACGACGACGGGGAAACCACCGTCTCCACCCGCAGCGGCCCCGACGCCGACTGGGTGGAAGAGGACGGGGACGACGACTGA
- a CDS encoding SEC-C domain-containing protein codes for MRPDTPATPAENDRADHVAEAERLERTADMYPEDAEPLLLQAAAHYELADDRERATTLYDGLLASPDVHDPSLIRALKAANLWEYGHEAEANAIITGLRATAPRDPAPWVIVAESLEQHDELEQAHETFTEALELLVPASERESGVPLAKHPLLLGRHRVRRLLGTPHDEWDALADQANRTPVALDELHDPKRLWSLGSENPAELQAEISRLRAELGTYREALSRPFPVAVLHWPSTEYAELIAAYPALTSEYPSYEAHLTSIEGSLRELSSSGTANLGIVTGTVPSYEAFAASEASSPNDTSLLPQYATTLAARGRAVAWPPASDAGCWCGSGSAYGACHGTGA; via the coding sequence ATGCGCCCCGACACGCCTGCCACGCCCGCCGAGAACGACCGTGCCGACCACGTAGCGGAAGCCGAGCGTCTGGAACGCACGGCGGACATGTACCCCGAGGACGCGGAACCGCTGCTCCTCCAGGCCGCCGCCCACTACGAACTGGCCGACGACCGCGAGCGCGCCACGACCCTCTACGACGGCCTGCTCGCATCGCCGGACGTCCACGACCCGTCGCTGATCCGCGCCCTCAAGGCCGCGAACCTGTGGGAGTACGGCCACGAGGCGGAGGCCAACGCCATCATCACGGGCCTGCGCGCCACCGCTCCGCGCGACCCGGCGCCGTGGGTGATCGTCGCGGAGTCCCTGGAGCAGCACGACGAGCTGGAGCAGGCCCACGAGACGTTCACGGAGGCGCTGGAACTCCTGGTCCCGGCGTCGGAGCGGGAGTCGGGCGTGCCCCTCGCCAAGCACCCCCTCCTCCTGGGCCGGCACCGCGTGCGCCGCCTCCTGGGCACCCCGCACGACGAGTGGGACGCCCTCGCCGACCAGGCCAACCGCACCCCGGTCGCCCTCGACGAACTCCACGACCCCAAGCGCCTGTGGTCCCTCGGCTCGGAGAACCCAGCAGAACTCCAGGCCGAGATCTCGCGCCTGCGCGCCGAGCTGGGCACCTACCGCGAGGCGCTGTCCCGCCCGTTCCCGGTGGCGGTCCTGCACTGGCCGTCGACGGAGTACGCGGAACTGATCGCGGCGTACCCGGCGCTGACCTCGGAATACCCCTCCTACGAGGCGCACTTGACGTCGATAGAGGGTTCGCTGAGGGAACTTTCCTCCTCCGGCACGGCGAACCTGGGCATCGTCACGGGCACGGTCCCGTCCTACGAGGCCTTCGCGGCATCGGAGGCCTCGTCCCCGAACGACACGTCGCTGCTACCGCAGTACGCGACGACGCTGGCGGCGCGGGGGCGGGCTGTTGCTTGGCCTCCGGCTTCTGATGCGGGGTGCTGGTGTGGGTCGGGGTCGGCGTACGGGGCTTGCCACGGAACCGGCGCCTGA
- a CDS encoding FtsK/SpoIIIE domain-containing protein: MKLIVTTADPSGRRADHMLDVPDGATVGDLGEALGADPLYLDGKRLTRETPLAGSGVRDGTVLGAGAPVAVPSAARSWEPPDAEPVIAEIRHVGGPGAGRVWRLGPGSHEVGTDRGCALRLSGGDAPENGVWITVATDGSATFRLPKDADPDTCGLRSLTPPPPVDPETGTPLTAEEPAGRQDGGPGGHTAEPEPVGPDGLPKDPPLLPVSQLPPPKDESEDWPAYADLSLGDHLLRLGTPFEPDAAVNPAPDGVGVEYNRPPRIAPHLDQESLTMPGPPGKQGPRPFPLLMMLAPLAMGLVMMSLFRSFYFVIFIFFTPIMAVGNWVIGRRTGRRQQAEALRVFRFRRAALEREMRRSTVDEREVRGETFPDPAGILLTTAGPGHRLWQRRRRDPDWLTLRLGTVTRPSLKRIHDQARDTNHREVHWRLADVPFGIELADFGVAGISGGAGTPRTVARWAVAQAAALHSPRDLRIVVLTTDTHAADWDWVRWLPHLRPARTEAAVIALGSDPESTAHRVSELVGDVQARLAAAASPLADALAREPDVLVVMDGARRLRDVPGVVQILTQGPQVRIFSLCLDERERLLPEECAVVVTTSGSRLGVRASGVPSVTDVRADLVDTAWCEEVARALSPVRDVTLDSDSGLPDGVRLLPLLDLEPPEATRLLRSWARHRASTTFTLGSGYEGALRVDLVRDGPHVLIGGTTGSGKSELLQTMIASLAAANRPDELAFVLVDYKGGSAFRECAELPHALGMITDLDGHLVRRALSSLDAELKRRERLLAEVGAKDHPEYRAKRARDPQLPPLPRLLLVIDEFATLVRELPDFIPGLVSIAQRGRSLGIHLVLATQRPSGSVSNEIRANTNLRIALRVTDRSESQDIINAPDAAGISAHTPGRALVRRGAGAPTPFQTAWVGAERPGAEDGEADDERARTVRGTELTWGRLGRPPREDEEGEGEELFVTEERPTDLRALVDAAIAATVRLDDFVQQPSPWLPSLEDRLRLDELPPPEEPAGDLPQVPYGLLDLPASQERRLGAIDFATFGHLYVIGSPRSGRTQLLRTVAGSAANTLSSADLHLYGIDAAGGGLSALETLPHCGAVVSRHDAERLERLIGRLGAQLTARQRLIAQEGCANITEVRLRVPADRRPAHLLLMIDGWDALSGMLDDYDGGRLHDEVVRLLREGAAAGMHVIATSERLLLGGRLAAHNDRRLLLRQADPSDYNLAGMPRNQAPTHVPPGRGWHAPSGVETQVALLGAPGDDEQAADVDQASALRAIGRATTDRDRSVPAARRPFRVEALPGGVTFQETMAAVPEARRKPLRALLGVGGDEAKPMLVDFAEGGGSFVVAGPPRTGRSTTLVAMSVSLLLSGTALIIITPRSSPLRALADHDLVQLMPEPDPSADAVSAALKEVRDRPAVVVVDDADLMLSCAADKVLRDVASSGRDRGLGLLLAGLPESMSTLGWVGVARRARQGVLLGPKSIGEGDLIGTRLSAEQVRMALPVGRGWTAGESGGAVAVQVPFTTLSD; this comes from the coding sequence GTGAAACTCATAGTCACCACCGCCGACCCCAGCGGCAGGCGCGCGGACCACATGCTGGACGTGCCGGACGGCGCCACCGTCGGCGACCTCGGTGAGGCGCTCGGCGCCGACCCCCTCTACCTCGACGGGAAGCGACTGACCCGCGAGACCCCCCTCGCCGGCAGCGGAGTGCGCGACGGAACCGTGCTCGGCGCCGGCGCGCCCGTGGCCGTGCCCAGCGCCGCCCGCTCCTGGGAGCCGCCGGACGCCGAACCCGTCATCGCCGAGATCCGCCACGTCGGCGGCCCCGGCGCCGGCCGGGTCTGGCGGCTCGGCCCCGGCAGTCACGAGGTCGGCACCGACCGCGGCTGCGCGCTGCGGCTCTCCGGCGGCGACGCCCCCGAGAACGGCGTGTGGATCACCGTCGCCACCGACGGCTCCGCCACCTTCCGGCTCCCGAAGGACGCCGACCCCGACACCTGCGGACTGCGCAGCCTCACCCCGCCGCCGCCCGTCGACCCCGAGACGGGCACACCGCTGACCGCGGAGGAGCCCGCGGGCCGGCAGGACGGCGGCCCCGGCGGCCACACCGCCGAGCCGGAGCCCGTAGGACCCGACGGACTCCCGAAGGACCCCCCGCTCCTGCCCGTCTCCCAGCTCCCGCCGCCGAAGGACGAGTCGGAGGACTGGCCCGCGTACGCCGACCTCTCCCTGGGCGACCACCTGCTGCGCCTGGGCACGCCCTTCGAACCGGACGCCGCCGTCAACCCGGCTCCGGACGGCGTCGGCGTGGAGTACAACCGGCCGCCGCGCATCGCGCCCCACCTGGACCAGGAGTCGCTGACGATGCCGGGCCCGCCCGGCAAGCAGGGGCCCCGGCCGTTCCCGCTCCTGATGATGCTGGCCCCGCTCGCGATGGGCCTGGTCATGATGAGCCTGTTCCGGTCCTTCTACTTCGTCATCTTCATCTTCTTCACGCCGATCATGGCCGTCGGCAACTGGGTCATCGGCCGCCGCACCGGCCGCCGCCAACAGGCCGAGGCGCTGCGCGTGTTCCGCTTCCGGCGGGCCGCCCTGGAGCGGGAGATGCGGCGCTCCACCGTCGACGAGCGCGAGGTGCGCGGCGAGACCTTCCCCGACCCCGCCGGGATCCTCCTGACGACGGCCGGCCCGGGCCACCGGCTGTGGCAGCGCAGGCGCCGCGACCCCGACTGGCTGACGCTGCGGCTCGGCACCGTCACCCGGCCCTCGCTCAAGCGCATCCACGACCAGGCGCGCGACACCAACCACCGCGAGGTCCACTGGCGCCTCGCCGACGTGCCGTTCGGCATCGAACTCGCGGACTTCGGAGTGGCCGGCATCAGCGGCGGCGCGGGCACCCCGCGCACCGTCGCACGCTGGGCCGTCGCCCAGGCGGCGGCCCTGCACAGCCCGCGCGACCTGCGCATCGTCGTCCTCACCACCGACACGCACGCGGCGGACTGGGACTGGGTGCGCTGGCTGCCCCACCTGCGGCCCGCGCGCACCGAGGCGGCCGTCATCGCGCTCGGCAGCGACCCGGAGTCCACCGCGCACCGCGTCAGCGAACTGGTCGGCGACGTCCAGGCACGGCTCGCCGCTGCCGCCTCGCCGCTCGCCGACGCGCTGGCCCGCGAGCCCGACGTGCTGGTCGTGATGGACGGCGCCCGCCGGCTGCGCGACGTGCCCGGCGTCGTACAGATCCTCACCCAGGGACCGCAGGTGCGGATCTTCAGCCTCTGCCTCGACGAGCGGGAGCGCCTGCTGCCCGAGGAGTGCGCCGTCGTCGTCACCACCTCCGGCAGCCGGCTCGGCGTCCGCGCCTCGGGCGTCCCCTCCGTCACCGACGTGCGCGCCGACCTGGTGGACACCGCATGGTGCGAGGAGGTCGCCCGCGCGCTGTCCCCGGTCCGCGACGTGACGCTCGACAGCGACTCCGGACTGCCCGACGGTGTGCGGCTGCTGCCGCTGCTCGACCTGGAGCCGCCGGAGGCCACCCGGCTGCTGCGCTCCTGGGCCCGGCACCGCGCCTCGACCACGTTCACCCTGGGCAGCGGCTACGAGGGGGCGCTCCGCGTCGACCTGGTCCGCGACGGCCCGCACGTGCTCATCGGCGGAACGACCGGCTCGGGCAAGTCCGAGCTGCTCCAGACGATGATCGCCTCGCTGGCCGCGGCCAACCGCCCCGACGAACTGGCCTTCGTCCTCGTCGACTACAAGGGCGGCAGCGCCTTCCGCGAATGCGCGGAACTGCCGCACGCCCTCGGCATGATCACCGACCTGGACGGCCACCTCGTCCGGCGCGCGCTGTCGTCCCTGGACGCCGAACTCAAGCGCCGCGAACGGCTCCTCGCGGAGGTCGGGGCGAAGGACCACCCGGAGTACCGGGCCAAGCGCGCCCGCGACCCGCAGCTCCCGCCACTGCCCCGACTGCTGCTTGTCATCGACGAGTTCGCGACCCTGGTGCGCGAACTGCCCGACTTCATCCCCGGCCTGGTGAGCATCGCCCAGCGCGGCCGCTCGCTCGGCATCCACCTGGTGCTCGCCACCCAGCGGCCCAGCGGCTCGGTGTCGAACGAGATCAGGGCCAACACCAACCTCCGGATCGCGCTGCGGGTCACCGACCGCTCCGAGAGCCAGGACATCATCAACGCCCCCGACGCCGCCGGCATCTCCGCGCACACCCCGGGCCGCGCCCTGGTGCGCCGGGGAGCGGGGGCGCCGACGCCGTTCCAGACCGCGTGGGTGGGCGCCGAGCGCCCCGGCGCGGAGGACGGCGAGGCCGACGACGAGCGAGCCCGCACGGTCCGCGGCACCGAGCTGACCTGGGGACGCCTCGGCCGGCCGCCGCGCGAGGACGAGGAGGGCGAGGGCGAGGAGCTGTTCGTCACCGAGGAACGCCCCACCGACCTCAGGGCGCTGGTCGACGCCGCCATCGCGGCGACCGTCCGGCTCGACGACTTCGTCCAGCAGCCCAGCCCGTGGCTGCCGTCGCTGGAGGACCGGCTGCGTCTGGACGAGCTGCCGCCCCCCGAGGAACCGGCCGGTGACCTGCCGCAGGTCCCCTACGGCCTGCTCGACCTGCCCGCGTCGCAGGAACGGCGCCTGGGCGCCATCGACTTCGCCACCTTCGGACACCTCTACGTCATCGGCTCACCGCGCTCGGGCCGCACCCAACTGCTGCGCACCGTCGCCGGTTCCGCGGCGAACACGCTCTCCAGCGCCGACCTGCACCTCTACGGCATCGACGCGGCCGGCGGCGGACTCTCCGCCCTGGAGACCCTTCCGCACTGCGGCGCCGTCGTCTCCCGGCACGACGCGGAACGCCTGGAGCGCCTCATCGGACGCCTCGGCGCCCAACTCACCGCCCGGCAGCGCCTCATCGCCCAGGAAGGGTGCGCGAACATCACCGAGGTGCGCCTGCGCGTACCGGCCGACCGGCGGCCCGCGCACCTGCTGCTGATGATCGACGGGTGGGACGCCCTCAGCGGCATGCTCGACGACTACGACGGCGGCCGCCTGCACGACGAGGTGGTACGGCTGCTGCGTGAGGGCGCCGCCGCCGGCATGCACGTGATCGCCACCTCCGAGCGGCTGCTGCTCGGCGGCCGGCTCGCCGCGCACAACGACCGCCGGCTGCTGCTCCGCCAGGCCGACCCGAGCGACTACAACCTGGCGGGCATGCCCCGCAACCAGGCCCCCACCCACGTGCCTCCGGGCCGCGGCTGGCACGCTCCCAGCGGCGTCGAGACCCAGGTCGCGCTGCTCGGCGCACCCGGCGACGACGAGCAGGCGGCCGACGTCGACCAGGCCTCGGCGCTGCGCGCGATCGGCAGGGCGACGACCGACCGGGACCGGTCGGTGCCGGCCGCACGCAGGCCGTTCCGGGTGGAGGCGCTGCCCGGCGGCGTCACGTTCCAGGAGACGATGGCCGCGGTGCCCGAAGCGCGCCGCAAGCCGCTGCGCGCGCTGCTCGGCGTCGGCGGCGACGAGGCGAAGCCCATGCTCGTCGACTTCGCCGAGGGCGGCGGCTCGTTCGTGGTCGCGGGCCCGCCGCGGACCGGGCGGTCCACGACCCTGGTGGCGATGAGCGTGTCGCTGCTGCTCTCCGGAACGGCGCTGATCATCATCACGCCGCGGTCCTCGCCGCTGCGTGCGCTCGCCGACCACGACCTGGTTCAGTTGATGCCCGAGCCCGACCCGTCGGCGGACGCGGTGAGCGCCGCGCTGAAGGAGGTACGGGACCGGCCCGCGGTGGTCGTGGTGGACGATGCCGACCTGATGCTCAGCTGCGCGGCCGACAAGGTGCTGCGGGACGTGGCGAGTTCGGGCCGCGACCGCGGACTCGGGCTGCTGCTGGCCGGTCTGCCCGAGTCGATGTCGACGCTGGGCTGGGTGGGCGTGGCGCGCCGCGCGCGTCAGGGTGTGCTGCTCGGCCCGAAGAGCATCGGCGAGGGCGACCTGATCGGCACCCGGCTCTCCGCGGAGCAGGTCCGGATGGCGCTGCCGGTGGGCCGGGGCTGGACGGCCGGAGAGTCCGGCGGGGCCGTCGCCGTCCAGGTGCCGTTCACGACACTCAGCGACTGA